DNA sequence from the Myxocyprinus asiaticus isolate MX2 ecotype Aquarium Trade chromosome 3, UBuf_Myxa_2, whole genome shotgun sequence genome:
CTCACCATAAGAATAAAACAGACTGATATTGCGCTACTGGAGGAAGGGAGCAATAATGATGATGAAGAGTTGGACTTAAAAATGAATCTGCCTGTCATTTTGAAACTACAGGACCCTGAACTGGTTAAAATCGAGCACTCAAAACCCTTAGATGTAGCACAGCTGACTACAAAACCCTGCACTGTCAATGCTGAAGAGGAAGATGGACTTGAGTTTGCCACTGCCGCTGCCGCCCCTTTGGACATTTATCGTGATATCGATATGGTAGCGGCAGTCGAAGAAGCAGTTTGTGCTTCTCCTGGTAGTTTCAAGTCCAAGTCCGTAGATGGAGGGGGACCTTCTCCAGGGGCTACTGGCGGGCAGCTCTGTCAGTTCGTAAAAAAGATGGGCTGCAAGGGGAATCTCCCTGGCATGTTCAACTTGCCGGTAAGTATTTGTGTCACTCCGCAAGGCGAGGTGCTCGTGGCTGACCGAGGGAACTACCGCATCCAGATCTTCAACCGCAAGGGCTTCCAAAGGGAGATACGCCGCAACCCAAGCAGCATCGACAACTTTGTCTTGAGCTTCCTCGGTGCGGACCTTCCCAACCTTATTCCTCTCTCCATTGCAATCACTGCTCAGGGTCTCATTGGGGTCACCGATAACTATGACAATTCCGTGAAGGTTTACACCACTGATGGCCACTGCATCGCCTGCCATAAGAACCAGCTCATTAAGCCATGGGGCATCGCCGCCAtgccttcgggacagtttgttgTGTCGGATGTGGAAGGTGGAAAGCTTTGGTGCCTGGCTGTGGATCGTAACGTAGGGGTGGTCAACTACAACCGTCTATGCTCGGCAGTCAGGCCCAAATTTGTGACTTGTGACTCCTCAGGGACAGTCTATTTTACACAGGGTTTAGGCCTAAACATTGAAAATAGACACAATGAACACCACCTCGAGGGGGGGTTCTCCATCGGCTCAGTGGGTATGGATGGACAGTTGGGAAAACAACTTAGCCACTTCTTCTCAGAAACCGAGGACTTCCGTTGCATCACCGGCATGTGTGTGGACTCTAACGGGGACTTGATTGTGACGGACAGTGGTCGGAAGGAAATACTACAGTTCCCGAAAGAAGGTGGCTATAACGTTCTCATTCAAGAGGGCCTTACATGCCCCGTTGGGGTGGCTGTTACTCAAAAGGGACAACTGCTAGTCTTGGATTGCTGGGACCACTGTGTGAAGGTCTACACATACTTGCAGAGGAGACGTTCCTCTACTTGTTAAGACCACTGTGTCGATGAATGAAGGGCATTTGGACGATATATAAGACTGGTCACTTCAGTTGAAATGATTATAAATGCGATTGCTTCTTGGTGCTTTCTGACCAGTGGCATGCAATGGCTGGGGTTGGGCAGCAACCGTTCACCACTGCCATGGAGCAATTTGAAGATcaattatgtatattattttggCTGCTACGGACAAATGCATTTTGGAATACAGTACAACTGATGGCAATAACTGAGTCATTTTCTTTTAAGTGTGCAAGTTAGTTtccatttgtgatttttttttttttctctttatttgtacTGCTGTACTaggaggaattaaaaaaaaaaaaagcaacattaattacaacaaaaacaatatgtaTTATAAGGTGACATTCctggaatacttttttttttttggaaaattcaaaacactgtttgaatttcatgttcatgtgtcatgatTTTACTTATTTCCCATAATGCCTCTCTGTTAAAGTGCCCCCTCATACCTGAAGCCTTTGTCAGTAAAGAAGTTTATATGGACAATATATTTCTGTGAAACAAAACAATGTAGTTTAACTTGTCAACATTATGCTtggggaaaaaaatcattattgttaTTCACTACAAATATGCGAAGATTAAAATGTCTCTAAGTTGTCTTATAGTTAATCATTGACTGTGACTGGTTTGTACTATAATCTGGTGTTTGAACCCATTGCTGTGTTGCAGTTACCAAAGGACTGACAAATTCAGGAGATATTTATTAGCATGTAATCAGATTCACTGCAATAGTTCATCTACAGCAGGGATACAACTGAATCAAAACAGAATCTCAGCAGTTTACTGTTACAAAGTATATGAAATAAAATTTTGCGTTTAAGTGTCCTTGTTTCTAAGAGATTGGTCTTAAGACTGTTGCTTATTTTTCACTCAATGTTTGAAGGACTATGtcaattttattttgtaatgggACTGTGACCATATTAAGCTGCACCATCTTTCAAAGCTTTAGACAGTACTGGAATTGGTGttctgttataaaataataatcctACTCAACATATTTGTTTTGCACATTAAAgtattagttcaaccaaaaaaaaacaaaaaaaaaaaacaattctgtcattgtttactctccTTCATtttgatccaaacctgtatgacttgcttttgTGGAACAAACTGAATGATGACTATGGCTGTCAATCCCagcattctgcttaacatctccttttgtgttgcatgaaagaaagtcatatgggtttggaacaaaatgagagtaagtaaatgatgacagaattgttttttatttttgagggaaCTATGCTTTCAAAACTGGTCTGCAGTTACTTTTTCATAGATTAGTGAATTTATATGCATAAATCCATCAATAATACATACCATCATTggatttttttgtcttgtttcttgTGTGACTTAAAGACAAGTGAAGATCAACAATTTTGAACCTTGACAAATGAactttgtatgaaaaaaaaaaagtggtataaTCATATGTAAATGGAACACACAGATGCTCTTTCTTGGGTATTTCATATCAAGCATCATGCATTTCGCTCATATCAAATATTGTAAGGAATAAATTACTGTATGAGCATTTTCTCACACTGTTTAGAAGGGCTTTTATCATGGGAGACTGAATGGACATATTACTTTTGTAAGATTACAAAATGATCATGTGTTGAAGCAATGATGTTTGTCAGTGTATTGACTCCCCAATTATTTGTATTGTTCATGACCAATTATGTGCAATAAATTCAACATATCGGTGGTGTACTGATCTTAATgagtttaaaatattattataatttttttttttttttttaccttggcaAATAGACTTTATCTCATGTAAATATGTGTGCactaattaaattttaaaaaatggttgcctttttttttttttttttggaaacaatTGAGCCATAACTAGGTCACCAGACTGTTAGTCACTTATACAATAagtgtttaaaataaattaatgcatttgTGAAAATTCTGTGGAAGTTAATGTAAATGgctaaatttaaaaatgcatagatttacCTAAAGAATTACTTTTAGAAGAATGTTCCCACAGTGACGTGTTCTCAATTACAACATCTGGTGGTAGACAGGTAGTTAACTTGTAGCCTCACATGCACTCTGTATTGCTATTATACTCACTTTTATTAAATCACTTTTTCTTGGAAATCCttaaaaataatatgtttaaaaaaaaataataataataataataataatatatatatatatatatatatatatatatatatatatatatatatatatatatatatacactactgttcaaaagtttgtgatcactaagacatttttgtttttgggcaAAAATGATGCTTCACcaagaatgtattaaattaatcaaaaatactgccaaaaccTTAGTAATGTTGCAAATTATTATAgtttgaaataactgttttacatttgtatttattttaaaatgtattttttacccGGCAATGCCTCATTTTCAgcagtataaaaataaattttcccTTAATCCTTAAGAAATTATTCtaatgtgctaatttggtacttttGTAATTTGGCAAGAAACTGttcttgttattaaaacagttgaaaatggttgtgctattTAATGAAGTATGGACTTCACAGTACATTGTGTTTTTCAAGTTTCTGAAGTGTTGAGTACACTTGCATTTCTTGCAAGTTACTTTACACAAACCGAGTCATATTTTGGTTTTGTACtgtcttaaaataataaaataaacttaatCTAACCAGCACAGAGAGTGAAGCTGACAAGAGGACAAGTACGTCAAATCTTCTTGTTCGAGATAAAGACCcttcacaggtcctaaactggcAACTTCATTGAACAGTACATGACAAACACCAGTTTCACCTGCAACTTTGAAGAGAAGACTCTAGGACACTGGTCTTTTAAGCAGAAAAATCCACATTTGACACTTGCCCAAAAAATTAGTATTATGAATGGATGTGTCTAAGTTGGGGTATTAAGCTGTTGTTTGAAAAGTTTGATTGTAATTGGTTTATAATACCCATCTCACAGATCTTACAATGTAATTACATCTTTGGGAAGTGCTGCAGAAATCACAAGATTAAATTTCATCTAAATATCTTAAAAATACAACATCATGATAACATGAGAAGttagcatgttgtttccaagagtttcGGTACCCTGGGATAGACCACATTATGGCGGCTTacagacaagcaccatctcctatcagacatattACATCGGCTCCAACGTGTTTACCTTCTGTTATGGTGTGACTGGAAGAGCGTTGCGTCAGCGGCATTGGAGGCACAGGTTCAGATCCcgtattgaaaccaggaagtaatcacatttacataatcagtgacgaACATGATCCGGAgtttgcattttcccctctaacattacatttttactccacttttGGTTaggtatttttttcattattattataatcaaaattatttagtTAGTAGTTTTGcaacttttttcaatgaaaagtaTTTGTCTTTTTCGTTATTCAGCTGTGAAGAAAGAGTACATgcaattcatgtttttattgtCTATTTTTCAATAAAAAGTCATTATTCAACAGAAGTACTGTAGTGACAAGAAAATGCAGTTTTCCATGGCAATATTTAAAGCAGTTAAGACTTTTTTCCCAGTTTGAAGGTTTTGCCATCTGATCGCATCCTTATCTGTTACATAACTAATGTAGTTGTGCCCCTGATATGAGCCAATGAATATTTGGATGCAGGGTCACAAATCAACCAGGTATCAGGTCAAACATTCTCAAAATGTGATACTGAAAATGTGGGGGTAAAATGCCCCTAAAGTAGatttctcaaaaaacaaaactatattCTATCTATAGTTGTAGTTTAGTGGCTGTTCACTGTCTCAGAAGTGTGTCATTGAATATGGAGTTAATatgaagtgttttatttttgttttactaaATCTATTGTGATGGAAGACAGTATAGTGCTGTAACAATGCAACTCGTCAGTTATTTTAAAAGTGTTATA
Encoded proteins:
- the LOC127426116 gene encoding E3 ubiquitin-protein ligase TRIM32-like; the encoded protein is MTSSPLCHARIRCYERRASSYLAKAAVEQKAMEGTMATLTSLDPDLVREVLECPICLETYNQDQLRPKLLQCGHSVCRQCLEKLLASTINGVRCPFCSKVSRMSSISQLADNLTVLKIIDCASSCRSTMGLMCKSCMNRLPRQYCCDCGIVLCDICKNEGHQRHGHDVQAIRMAAEQRRKDLTGKLTNLREAMGNIQKKKAAIDNVAKSFRLKYKAVQQEYAKAELRLQEDLGRSRRAFATSMAEVEKLNAQILEEQAYLLNIAEVQVVSRCDYLTIRIKQTDIALLEEGSNNDDEELDLKMNLPVILKLQDPELVKIEHSKPLDVAQLTTKPCTVNAEEEDGLEFATAAAAPLDIYRDIDMVAAVEEAVCASPGSFKSKSVDGGGPSPGATGGQLCQFVKKMGCKGNLPGMFNLPVSICVTPQGEVLVADRGNYRIQIFNRKGFQREIRRNPSSIDNFVLSFLGADLPNLIPLSIAITAQGLIGVTDNYDNSVKVYTTDGHCIACHKNQLIKPWGIAAMPSGQFVVSDVEGGKLWCLAVDRNVGVVNYNRLCSAVRPKFVTCDSSGTVYFTQGLGLNIENRHNEHHLEGGFSIGSVGMDGQLGKQLSHFFSETEDFRCITGMCVDSNGDLIVTDSGRKEILQFPKEGGYNVLIQEGLTCPVGVAVTQKGQLLVLDCWDHCVKVYTYLQRRRSSTC